A region of Nostoc sp. 'Peltigera membranacea cyanobiont' N6 DNA encodes the following proteins:
- a CDS encoding pentapeptide repeat-containing protein, translating into MLTVIINSFHSVKNISSIYNSHLSKISLGIHTFLEKFNPNQHKSLIERLRIAIEQLENNTIETSLAVINALEQIAQNHPQYHWIIMNILTNFVRKNTIHVSQEEAINNLSVKVRADIQAALTIIARRDVNKDPENEQLDLSHTDMRGVNLNRANLQQTNLYQANLAGANLTEANLAGAILSAANLEGANLYLANLEGAIFSAANLKGANLKGANLHYASLYLADLHGAILNDAILDGANLREAKLSE; encoded by the coding sequence ATGTTGACAGTCATCATTAATTCTTTTCATTCTGTAAAAAATATTTCATCAATTTATAACAGTCATTTATCAAAAATAAGTCTAGGGATACATACTTTTCTAGAAAAATTTAACCCAAATCAGCATAAGTCCCTAATAGAACGTTTAAGAATAGCAATTGAACAACTAGAAAATAACACAATAGAAACCAGCCTAGCTGTAATTAATGCTTTAGAGCAAATTGCCCAAAATCATCCACAGTATCACTGGATAATTATGAACATTCTTACTAATTTTGTCCGAAAAAATACTATTCATGTATCTCAAGAAGAAGCAATAAACAACCTGTCAGTAAAAGTTCGTGCAGATATTCAAGCAGCCCTCACTATTATCGCTAGAAGAGATGTAAATAAAGACCCAGAAAATGAACAGCTTGATTTAAGTCACACGGACATGAGAGGAGTAAATCTGAATAGAGCGAATCTACAACAGACAAACCTCTATCAAGCTAATCTTGCTGGGGCGAACCTCACAGAAGCTAATCTTGCAGGAGCAATTCTCAGTGCAGCTAACTTAGAAGGTGCTAACTTATATTTAGCTAATCTAGAAGGGGCAATCTTTAGTGCAGCTAACCTAAAAGGAGCTAACCTAAAAGGAGCTAACCTCCATTATGCAAGCTTATATCTAGCTGATTTACATGGGGCAATTCTCAATGATGCCATACTTGATGGGGCAAACTTGAGAGAAGCTAAATTATCTGAGTAA
- the cofG gene encoding 7,8-didemethyl-8-hydroxy-5-deazariboflavin synthase subunit CofG, giving the protein MPINNYRLVTYSPAYTIVPTYECFNRCSYCNFRSEPGKSPWMSLSDAETIFKSLPSEKVCEILILSGEVHPNSPRREAWFGRIYDLCKLALAMGFLPHTNAGPLSFEEMQKLKGVNASMGLMLEQLTPILLKSVHRHAPSKLPEIRLQQLQWAGELQIPFTTGLLLGIGETDNDWWETLEAISNLHQRYHHIQEVILQPHSPGNQQTFDAPPFNPHQLPEVIAKAREILPPDISIQIPPNLVKDDCWLLACIEAGARDLGGIGPKDEVNPDYPHIQEQALRNILQPAGWELVPRSPVYPQFDSWLSAELQTAVKHWRKTLTPVFL; this is encoded by the coding sequence ATGCCAATTAATAATTATCGTCTTGTCACCTATAGCCCTGCTTATACAATAGTTCCCACTTACGAATGCTTTAATCGGTGTAGTTACTGCAACTTTCGTAGTGAACCTGGTAAAAGTCCCTGGATGAGTCTTTCAGATGCAGAAACTATTTTCAAATCACTTCCAAGCGAAAAAGTCTGTGAAATCCTTATCCTCAGCGGTGAAGTTCATCCCAATTCGCCAAGGCGTGAGGCGTGGTTTGGGCGAATTTATGATTTGTGCAAATTAGCGCTTGCAATGGGATTTTTACCACACACCAATGCGGGGCCTCTGAGTTTTGAGGAAATGCAAAAGCTCAAAGGTGTAAATGCTTCGATGGGGCTGATGTTGGAACAGTTAACGCCAATATTGTTAAAGAGTGTACATCGACACGCACCGAGTAAATTACCAGAAATTCGTTTACAACAATTGCAGTGGGCGGGAGAGTTACAAATTCCCTTTACAACTGGGTTACTTTTGGGAATTGGAGAAACCGATAATGATTGGTGGGAAACTTTAGAAGCTATATCTAACTTACATCAACGTTACCATCACATTCAAGAGGTTATCCTACAACCTCATAGTCCTGGAAATCAGCAAACTTTTGATGCGCCACCTTTTAATCCCCATCAGTTACCAGAAGTAATTGCTAAAGCCCGTGAGATTTTACCGCCAGATATTAGTATTCAAATTCCGCCGAATTTAGTTAAGGATGACTGCTGGTTACTCGCTTGTATTGAAGCTGGTGCTAGGGATTTGGGTGGAATTGGGCCAAAAGATGAAGTGAATCCCGATTATCCCCATATTCAAGAACAGGCTTTGAGAAATATTTTACAGCCTGCTGGCTGGGAATTAGTGCCGCGATCGCCAGTTTATCCGCAATTTGATAGCTGGTTGTCGGCAGAGTTGCAAACAGCAGTGAAACACTGGCGAAAGACTCTCACCCCAGTCTTTCTGTAG
- a CDS encoding CPXCG motif-containing cysteine-rich protein codes for MQNTAEYYCAYCGEPNLTFIDLSAGGQQSYVEDCQVCCNPNILYVRVNEDTLDIEIDTESES; via the coding sequence ATGCAAAACACAGCCGAGTATTACTGCGCCTATTGTGGCGAACCAAACTTAACTTTTATTGATTTGAGTGCTGGAGGACAGCAATCTTATGTAGAAGATTGCCAAGTTTGCTGTAACCCGAATATTTTGTATGTGAGGGTTAATGAAGATACCCTAGATATCGAGATTGATACAGAATCCGAAAGTTGA
- a CDS encoding tetratricopeptide repeat protein, which produces MNAEELLNQGLNHSLQGDYQKAIATFNHAIEINPNFAIAYYHRGNARYFLGDYQGAIADHNQALQIDPNLAQSYHSRGNAYFALEKYDKAIADYIQTIENSTQLADNINIDIANAYHNRGVACFEKGDRQGAIADFQQALQWHPNFAAAYSNRGNIHHILGNFNEAIADHDRALQLDPKLAEAYHNRGNAHYSLADYQSAIADYNRALEINPRFAGAYYNRGLVLAHLKEYHRAIEDFNQALKFNPDDVQAYCERGLVRSTLEDYKGAIADYDRALQENPTLALVYGFRANALRRLGDYQSAIEDSNRLLQLNPSLAEGYCDRAAARRSLGDHKGAIKDYDRALQINDNLAAAYYGRGIAREALQDLQGSIDDNTQAIELVPEFSQAYCNRGNARRLLGDEQGAIADYNQALAINPDLIEAYYNRGSTHYALEAYENAIADYTQALQINPQSAAFYSDRANARYALEDYQGAIEDYSRAIAIDSSFAEDWYNRGRSRSLLRDLQGALTDLNQALQLQPHWASAYILRADVYQNLGDSQRAIADFQKSADLYYQEGNIQYYQQITELIEQIR; this is translated from the coding sequence ATGAATGCTGAAGAATTATTAAACCAAGGATTAAACCACAGTTTACAAGGGGATTATCAAAAAGCGATCGCTACTTTCAACCACGCTATAGAAATCAATCCCAATTTTGCCATAGCTTACTATCACCGAGGTAATGCTCGTTACTTTTTAGGCGATTATCAAGGAGCGATCGCAGATCATAATCAAGCATTGCAAATCGATCCTAATCTCGCCCAATCTTACCACAGCCGGGGTAATGCCTACTTTGCCTTAGAAAAATACGACAAAGCGATCGCTGATTATATCCAAACAATAGAAAATAGTACCCAGTTAGCTGATAATATCAATATTGATATTGCCAATGCTTATCATAATCGGGGTGTGGCTTGTTTTGAAAAGGGCGATCGTCAAGGAGCAATCGCAGATTTTCAACAAGCTTTACAATGGCATCCCAATTTTGCCGCAGCATACAGCAATCGGGGTAATATTCACCATATCTTAGGAAATTTTAACGAAGCGATCGCAGATCATGACCGAGCATTACAATTAGATCCGAAGTTGGCGGAGGCTTATCATAATCGAGGTAATGCCCACTACTCTTTAGCAGATTATCAAAGTGCGATCGCAGATTACAACCGCGCTTTAGAAATCAACCCCAGGTTTGCCGGAGCATATTACAATCGAGGTTTGGTTCTAGCTCATCTCAAAGAATATCACCGAGCCATTGAGGATTTTAATCAAGCGCTAAAGTTCAATCCTGATGATGTGCAAGCATATTGTGAACGGGGTCTTGTCCGTAGTACTCTTGAAGACTATAAGGGTGCGATCGCAGATTATGACCGAGCTTTACAAGAAAATCCGACTCTAGCTTTAGTATACGGCTTTCGGGCCAATGCTCTGCGCCGACTGGGAGATTATCAAAGTGCAATTGAAGATAGCAATCGCTTATTACAACTCAATCCTAGTTTAGCTGAAGGATATTGCGATCGCGCGGCGGCTCGTCGTTCTTTAGGAGATCATAAAGGAGCAATTAAAGATTACGATCGGGCATTACAGATTAATGATAACTTAGCCGCAGCTTATTATGGTCGGGGGATTGCCCGTGAAGCCCTCCAAGATTTACAGGGTTCAATTGACGATAACACCCAAGCGATAGAATTAGTTCCTGAATTTTCGCAAGCGTACTGCAATCGAGGAAACGCTCGTCGGCTTTTGGGGGATGAGCAAGGAGCGATCGCAGATTATAATCAAGCATTAGCAATTAATCCTGATTTAATTGAAGCATATTACAACCGAGGTTCAACGCATTATGCTTTAGAAGCTTATGAAAATGCGATCGCAGATTACACCCAAGCTTTACAAATAAATCCTCAATCTGCTGCATTTTACAGCGATCGCGCTAATGCTCGCTATGCCCTAGAAGATTATCAAGGGGCAATAGAAGATTATAGTCGAGCGATCGCGATCGACTCTAGTTTTGCTGAAGACTGGTACAATCGGGGTCGTAGCCGTTCTCTATTGAGAGATTTACAAGGAGCGCTTACAGACTTAAATCAAGCTTTACAACTTCAGCCTCATTGGGCTTCAGCTTACATCCTTCGAGCAGATGTCTACCAAAATTTAGGTGATTCTCAAAGAGCAATTGCGGACTTCCAGAAATCCGCAGACTTGTATTACCAAGAGGGAAATATCCAGTATTATCAACAAATTACTGAGCTAATTGAACAGATTCGATAA
- the crtW gene encoding beta-carotene ketolase CrtW codes for MIQLEQPPNHQTKLTTAVKNKSQFKGLFIAIIIITAWVISLSLLLSLDISKLTFWILLPTILWQTFLYTGLFITSHDAMHGVVFPQNTKINNFIGTLTLSLYGLLPYKKLLKKHWIHHHNPASQIDPDFHNGKYKNFFAWYFHFMKGYWSWGQIIALTTIYHFNNYILHIPTANLTYFWVIPSLLSSFQLFYFGTFLPHREPIGGYIQPHCSQTINRPIWWSFITCYHFGYHEEHHEYPHIPWWQLPEIYKSK; via the coding sequence GTGATTCAATTAGAACAACCACCCAATCATCAAACAAAACTGACCACAGCAGTGAAAAATAAATCTCAGTTTAAGGGACTTTTCATTGCGATTATCATTATTACTGCATGGGTCATTAGCCTGAGTTTATTACTTTCCCTTGACATCTCCAAGTTAACATTTTGGATTCTATTACCCACCATACTTTGGCAAACATTTTTATATACAGGATTATTTATTACATCTCATGATGCTATGCATGGGGTAGTATTTCCCCAGAATACCAAGATTAATAATTTTATTGGAACATTAACCTTATCTCTATATGGTCTTTTACCATACAAAAAATTATTAAAAAAACATTGGATACACCACCACAATCCAGCAAGCCAAATAGACCCAGATTTTCATAATGGTAAATACAAAAATTTCTTCGCGTGGTATTTTCATTTTATGAAGGGTTACTGGAGTTGGGGACAAATCATTGCCTTGACTACTATCTATCACTTTAATAATTACATTCTGCATATACCCACTGCCAATCTAACGTATTTTTGGGTAATTCCTTCGCTTTTAAGTTCATTCCAATTATTTTATTTTGGGACTTTTCTCCCCCATAGGGAACCCATAGGAGGTTATATTCAGCCTCATTGTTCCCAAACTATTAACCGTCCAATTTGGTGGTCGTTTATCACGTGTTATCATTTTGGCTACCATGAGGAACATCACGAATATCCCCATATTCCTTGGTGGCAGTTACCAGAAATTTATAAAAGCAAATAG
- the hflX gene encoding GTPase HflX, with translation METIYGNLQGLKSSQLKQLQRLYHQRIPGDRITTPDFSQRLAAISTEVNQPVCAYINRRGQVIRVGVGTPRQTQIPPMELPRYGAERLSGIRCIATHLKAEPPNEAALTAMALQRLDALVVLNITGTGFTRRGGGATGYVKEAYLAHLTPQDSRTLIPSPAAVKVEESQFGFAHSKQIQTPSWNISPPMDLDDLADQDLVDLVENLEAEFQREFVAQEVDADHDRVLIVGLMTSETTPLQFQDTLVELARLVDTAGGDVLQTIQQKRSRVHPQTVVGEGKVQEIALTAQTLGVNLVVFDRDLSPSQVRNLEVQIGIRVVDRTEVILDIFAQRAQSRAGKLQVELAQLEYMQPRLAGRGRTMSRLGGGIGTRGPGETKLETERRAIGQRISRLQKEVTQLQAHRSRLRQRRQHREVPSVALVGYTNAGKSTLLNALTNAEVYTADQLFATLDPTTRRLVIPYGETNEHQEILITDTVGFIHELPASLMDAFRATLEEVTEADALLHLVDLSHPAWLRHIRSVREILAQMPITPGPALVIFNKIDRANSETLALAREEFPLAVFISASQRLGLETLRHRLAQLIEYAVDSR, from the coding sequence ATAGAAACTATCTACGGAAATCTCCAAGGTTTGAAGTCCAGCCAGCTGAAACAACTACAGCGGCTGTATCACCAGCGTATACCAGGCGATCGCATCACCACGCCTGATTTTTCCCAGCGTCTGGCAGCAATTAGCACAGAAGTCAATCAGCCTGTGTGCGCCTACATCAACCGTCGCGGACAAGTGATTCGCGTCGGAGTAGGCACACCGCGACAAACGCAAATACCACCGATGGAATTGCCCCGTTACGGTGCAGAACGACTCAGTGGTATTCGTTGCATCGCCACCCATTTGAAGGCAGAACCGCCCAATGAAGCGGCACTCACGGCTATGGCGCTGCAACGCTTAGATGCCCTAGTTGTCCTAAATATAACCGGAACCGGATTTACACGGCGGGGAGGTGGTGCGACTGGGTATGTCAAAGAAGCTTATCTAGCTCATCTGACACCCCAAGACTCTCGCACCCTGATTCCTAGTCCTGCTGCTGTCAAAGTAGAGGAAAGCCAATTCGGCTTCGCTCACTCTAAACAAATCCAAACCCCAAGTTGGAATATATCGCCACCTATGGATTTGGATGATTTAGCAGACCAGGATTTAGTAGACTTGGTAGAAAATCTGGAAGCGGAATTCCAGCGCGAATTTGTCGCCCAAGAAGTAGATGCTGACCACGATCGCGTGCTAATTGTCGGACTGATGACCAGTGAGACAACTCCCCTACAATTCCAAGACACCCTAGTAGAATTGGCGCGTTTAGTTGATACTGCTGGCGGAGATGTATTACAGACAATCCAACAAAAGCGATCGCGCGTTCATCCCCAAACAGTAGTTGGCGAAGGTAAAGTCCAAGAAATTGCCCTAACAGCCCAAACGCTAGGAGTTAATCTTGTCGTCTTCGACCGCGACCTCTCACCCTCCCAAGTCCGCAACTTAGAAGTGCAAATTGGTATCCGGGTGGTTGACCGCACCGAAGTAATTTTGGATATCTTTGCCCAACGCGCTCAATCCCGTGCTGGTAAATTGCAAGTAGAACTAGCACAGCTAGAATACATGCAACCGCGATTAGCTGGTAGAGGTCGTACCATGTCCCGATTGGGTGGTGGTATAGGGACTCGTGGCCCTGGTGAAACAAAATTAGAAACAGAACGCCGTGCGATCGGGCAGCGCATTTCCCGACTGCAAAAAGAAGTAACTCAGTTGCAAGCCCATCGTTCGCGGTTACGGCAACGAAGGCAGCATCGGGAAGTTCCTTCAGTGGCTTTAGTTGGATATACCAACGCTGGCAAGTCCACTTTGCTGAATGCTCTCACGAATGCAGAAGTTTATACAGCCGACCAGTTATTTGCCACTCTCGATCCCACCACGCGCCGCCTGGTGATTCCTTATGGCGAAACCAATGAACATCAGGAAATTCTGATTACAGATACAGTAGGGTTTATACACGAACTGCCTGCATCATTAATGGATGCCTTCCGCGCCACCTTGGAGGAAGTTACAGAAGCTGATGCCCTACTACATTTGGTGGATTTGTCTCACCCAGCTTGGTTGCGTCATATTCGCTCAGTCAGAGAAATCTTGGCACAAATGCCGATAACTCCTGGCCCGGCGCTAGTTATTTTTAACAAGATCGATCGAGCAAATAGTGAGACACTAGCTTTAGCTAGAGAAGAATTCCCCCTAGCGGTATTTATTTCAGCGAGTCAGCGCTTGGGATTAGAAACCCTACGCCATCGCCTTGCTCAACTAATTGAATATGCCGTTGACTCTCGGTAA
- a CDS encoding FAD-dependent oxidoreductase: protein MKRINDDCQHTIVKNLVLIGGGHSHAIALKMFGIKPLPGVRLTLITANQKTAYSGMLPGYIAGFYTHDECHIDLKPLAKFAQANLYIDRVVALDLENNKVLCANGLVVDFDVLSIDIGSTPARVSVSGAAEYAIAAKPVSQLLEHWDELIAAVGKNPQELIRIAIVGGGAGGVELALAMQSHLHQIQQPLPNLEMHLFHRQMELMPNYHQSVRHQIQQILTQRGIELHLGESVCNIAPINHKGTREIFEIKCESGLTIDCNKIFWVTQASAPEWLKIAGLGTDKQGFILVEDTLQSQTHPQVFASGDIATMVNYPRPKAGVFAVRQGKPLFENLQRILLGKSLKPYKPQKQYLSLIGTGDKRAILTKGIITLPPHKLLWHYKDCIDRRFMERFHFEETRE, encoded by the coding sequence ATGAAAAGAATTAATGATGACTGTCAACATACGATAGTTAAAAACTTAGTGCTAATTGGTGGCGGACACAGCCATGCAATTGCCCTGAAAATGTTTGGAATTAAGCCGTTACCCGGAGTGCGTTTGACGTTGATTACTGCAAATCAAAAGACAGCCTACTCTGGAATGTTACCAGGATACATTGCTGGATTTTACACCCATGATGAATGCCATATTGATTTGAAACCATTGGCTAAGTTTGCTCAAGCTAATTTGTATATTGACAGAGTAGTTGCCTTAGACTTGGAAAACAACAAAGTTCTCTGTGCTAACGGACTGGTGGTAGATTTTGATGTGCTGTCTATTGATATTGGCAGCACTCCGGCCAGAGTGTCTGTATCAGGTGCAGCAGAATATGCGATCGCAGCTAAACCAGTATCGCAGCTATTGGAACATTGGGATGAACTAATTGCGGCTGTAGGTAAAAATCCTCAAGAACTGATTAGGATTGCGATCGTAGGTGGTGGTGCTGGCGGTGTAGAATTGGCGTTGGCGATGCAATCTCATTTACATCAGATTCAACAACCACTTCCCAATCTGGAAATGCATTTATTTCATCGTCAGATGGAACTGATGCCCAATTACCATCAATCAGTACGGCATCAAATTCAGCAAATTCTCACCCAGCGAGGTATTGAGCTACATCTTGGAGAAAGTGTGTGTAATATCGCACCTATAAACCACAAGGGAACTAGAGAAATATTTGAGATAAAATGTGAGTCTGGTTTGACGATAGACTGTAATAAAATTTTTTGGGTGACACAAGCTTCAGCACCCGAATGGTTAAAAATTGCGGGACTAGGAACTGATAAACAAGGTTTTATTCTGGTAGAGGACACATTGCAATCTCAAACGCATCCGCAGGTATTTGCATCTGGTGACATCGCCACAATGGTAAATTATCCGCGTCCGAAAGCTGGGGTATTTGCTGTTAGACAAGGTAAACCTTTATTTGAGAATTTGCAGCGAATTTTGTTAGGAAAGTCGCTCAAACCTTATAAGCCACAAAAACAATATTTAAGTTTAATTGGTACAGGAGACAAACGAGCAATCTTAACCAAAGGCATCATCACTTTACCACCTCATAAACTTTTATGGCATTACAAAGATTGTATTGACAGGCGCTTCATGGAACGCTTTCATTTTGAAGAAACAAGGGAGTAG
- a CDS encoding SemiSWEET transporter: MDFLTILGLAAATLTTTAFLPQMFKTWQTKSAKDVSFVMLITFMSGLFLWLIYGIYLQSLPIILANSITLFFNLIILWLKIKYR, from the coding sequence ATGGATTTTCTGACAATTCTAGGATTAGCTGCTGCCACACTAACCACTACTGCATTCTTACCACAAATGTTTAAAACTTGGCAAACAAAATCAGCAAAAGATGTTTCTTTCGTCATGTTGATTACATTTATGAGCGGTCTTTTCTTGTGGTTAATCTACGGAATTTATCTACAATCATTGCCTATTATTCTTGCTAATAGCATAACATTGTTTTTTAACCTCATAATTCTATGGCTTAAAATTAAATATAGATAA
- a CDS encoding B12-binding domain-containing radical SAM protein — protein MTSSVFESERLLFTPTTPDTNAIPIIFAFPNEYSVGITSLGYQVVWATLAMRDDVQVSRLFTDTHEQLPRTPEIVGFSISWELDYVNILNLLESLEIPIQATSRNDFHPIIFGGGPVLTANPEPFADFFDVILLGDGENLLGNFIEAYKEVRNASRQTQLKRLAQVPGIYIPSLYEVEYHTRDGAVKSIKPISPEIPAVVQKQTYRGNTLSASTVVTEKAAWENIYMVEVVRSCPEMCRFCLASYLTLPFRTASLEDSLIPAIAKGLEVTNRLGLLGASVTQHPEFEDLLDYISQPKYDDVRLSIASVRTNTVTVQLAETLTKRDTRSLTIAVESGSEKIRQIVNKKLHNDEIIQAAINAKAGGLKSLKLYGMAGIPGEEAEDLEQTVTMMRNIKKAAPGLRLTFGCSTFVPKAHTPFQWFGVNRQAEKRLQFLQKQLKPQGIEFRPESYNWSIIQALLSRGDRRLSQLLQLTRDFGDSLGSYKRAFKQLKGQIPSLDFYVHADWPTDQILPWSHLQGPLPQSTLLKHLADAQSYINPSPKELQSLLGARD, from the coding sequence ATGACTTCATCTGTATTTGAATCTGAACGCCTCCTGTTTACCCCCACCACCCCAGACACCAACGCTATCCCCATAATCTTCGCCTTTCCCAATGAATATAGCGTAGGAATTACTAGCCTTGGCTATCAGGTAGTTTGGGCAACTTTGGCAATGCGTGATGATGTACAGGTAAGTCGCCTGTTTACAGATACTCACGAACAACTCCCCAGAACACCAGAAATTGTGGGATTTTCAATTTCCTGGGAACTAGATTATGTGAATATTTTAAATTTACTGGAATCTTTAGAAATTCCCATTCAAGCAACTTCTCGTAATGATTTTCATCCAATAATTTTTGGTGGTGGCCCAGTTCTCACAGCTAACCCCGAACCTTTCGCAGATTTTTTTGATGTAATTTTACTGGGGGATGGCGAAAACCTGCTAGGAAATTTCATTGAGGCGTACAAAGAAGTAAGAAATGCTTCTAGACAAACTCAACTAAAAAGACTTGCACAAGTCCCAGGAATTTATATTCCTAGTTTGTATGAAGTCGAATATCACACAAGAGATGGTGCAGTAAAGTCAATTAAACCAATTTCTCCAGAAATTCCCGCAGTGGTGCAAAAACAGACTTATCGGGGAAATACTCTCTCGGCATCGACTGTAGTCACCGAAAAAGCCGCTTGGGAAAATATTTATATGGTGGAAGTGGTGAGAAGTTGTCCAGAAATGTGCCGCTTTTGTTTGGCGAGTTATCTCACACTGCCTTTTAGAACAGCCAGTCTGGAAGATTCTTTAATTCCCGCGATCGCAAAAGGTTTAGAAGTCACAAATCGGCTAGGATTATTAGGGGCTTCTGTAACTCAGCATCCAGAGTTTGAAGATTTGCTAGATTATATCAGTCAGCCAAAGTACGATGATGTCCGTCTCAGTATCGCCTCAGTGCGAACTAATACCGTAACAGTCCAGCTAGCAGAAACTTTGACAAAACGAGACACGCGATCGCTTACCATTGCTGTAGAGAGTGGTTCTGAGAAAATCCGGCAAATCGTCAACAAAAAGCTGCATAACGACGAAATTATCCAAGCTGCGATAAATGCCAAAGCTGGCGGATTAAAAAGCTTGAAACTCTACGGAATGGCAGGAATTCCCGGTGAAGAAGCAGAAGATTTAGAGCAAACCGTGACGATGATGCGTAATATCAAAAAAGCTGCACCAGGATTACGCCTAACATTTGGATGCAGCACCTTTGTACCCAAAGCACACACACCATTTCAATGGTTTGGGGTAAATCGTCAAGCAGAAAAGCGCTTACAGTTTTTGCAAAAACAGCTAAAACCGCAGGGGATAGAGTTTCGCCCAGAAAGCTATAATTGGTCGATTATACAAGCTTTGTTGTCGAGAGGCGATCGCAGACTCTCCCAACTTCTTCAACTTACCCGTGACTTTGGCGACTCCTTGGGTAGCTACAAACGTGCTTTCAAGCAACTCAAAGGACAAATCCCCAGCTTAGATTTCTACGTCCACGCCGATTGGCCTACAGACCAAATATTACCCTGGAGTCACTTGCAAGGGCCTCTACCACAGTCTACACTACTAAAGCATTTGGCTGATGCTCAGAGTTATATCAACCCATCTCCAAAAGAACTACAGTCGTTACTGGGGGCTAGAGACTAG
- a CDS encoding Uma2 family endonuclease: MVTTRAASEQRAVLKNISWQTFETMLAEIGEDRASRITYDRGTLEIMTPLMPHEHWNCLLKLLIFVLGEELNLEIFPTGSTTLKREDLRRGAEPDSSYYIRNEALVRNKSEIDLNRDPAPDLVVEIDLTSSSLNKFDIYGSLGIMEIWRYDEGVLYIYQLQKGQYIECNNSPSFAQLPLIEIGRFLEESQRIGVMKMTRNFREWVKGQI, translated from the coding sequence ATGGTAACAACACGCGCCGCCTCAGAACAAAGGGCTGTATTGAAAAATATCAGTTGGCAGACTTTTGAAACCATGCTAGCGGAGATTGGAGAGGATAGAGCCTCTCGAATCACCTATGATCGCGGAACGCTGGAAATAATGACTCCACTGATGCCGCACGAACATTGGAATTGTTTGTTGAAACTACTCATTTTCGTTTTGGGTGAAGAGTTGAATTTAGAGATTTTTCCTACAGGTTCAACAACTTTGAAACGGGAAGATTTGCGGCGTGGTGCGGAACCAGATAGCAGTTACTATATTCGCAATGAAGCGTTGGTGAGGAACAAATCAGAAATTGATTTGAACCGTGACCCAGCGCCAGATTTAGTAGTAGAAATAGATTTAACGAGTTCTTCGTTGAATAAATTCGATATTTATGGTTCTTTAGGTATTATGGAAATTTGGCGTTATGACGAGGGTGTGCTGTATATTTACCAACTGCAAAAAGGGCAATATATAGAGTGTAATAATTCGCCAAGTTTTGCACAATTGCCTTTAATTGAAATTGGTCGGTTTTTAGAAGAAAGTCAAAGAATTGGCGTGATGAAAATGACGCGGAATTTTCGAGAATGGGTGAAGGGACAAATTTAA
- a CDS encoding SRPBCC family protein codes for MLHFKHSSVINASPEVVWKFHERPDILQMLNPPWQPVQIVRREGGLNVGAITEFRLFLGPLPLTWLARHTECDKYRLFTDEQISGPFESWVHRHEFESEAGKTRLTDAISFSMPGGGTVEFVSGWLVQAQLEAMFRYRHYVTKRECESR; via the coding sequence ATGCTGCACTTTAAACATTCCTCAGTAATTAATGCCTCACCAGAAGTAGTTTGGAAATTTCATGAAAGGCCAGATATTTTGCAAATGCTGAATCCACCTTGGCAGCCAGTCCAAATAGTTCGTCGTGAGGGAGGGCTAAACGTAGGCGCTATCACAGAATTTCGTCTGTTTCTCGGCCCATTACCATTAACTTGGTTAGCGCGTCATACTGAATGCGACAAATATCGCCTGTTTACAGACGAACAGATATCTGGCCCCTTTGAGTCTTGGGTACATCGACATGAATTTGAATCGGAAGCTGGCAAAACTAGGCTGACTGATGCTATTTCCTTCTCTATGCCTGGTGGAGGGACAGTTGAATTTGTCAGTGGTTGGTTAGTGCAAGCGCAATTAGAAGCAATGTTTCGCTATCGCCATTATGTGACTAAACGAGAATGTGAGTCACGATAG